In the genome of Candidatus Anoxymicrobium japonicum, the window TTCTGCTCCGTGGCGTGAACAGGGACGAGATAGAGCGCGGACAGGTCGTGGCCAAACCGGGATCCATAACCCCGCACACCAAATTCCGCGGCCAGGTCTACGTGCTCTCCAAGGATGAGGGCGGCAGGCACACCCCGTTCTTTACGGGATACCGCCCGCAGTTCTATTTCCGCACCACTGACGTGACCGGCTCCATAGCGTTGTCCGAGGGTGTCGAGATGGTCATGCCCGGGGACAATACGGAGATGGACGTTGACCTCATAACCCCGATAGCCATGGACGAGGGCCTGCGCTTTGCCATCCGTGAGGGCGGAAGGACTGTAGGCGCGGGACGCGTTATCAAGATTTATAAGTAAGTGGAGACGGCCAAAAAGACAGGCGCGACGATCTCGGGCCCTGTGCCGTTGCCGACTGAGAAAAACATTTACTGCGTCATACGGTCTCCTCATGTAAACAAGGATTCGCGCGAGCATTTCGAGATTCGGACGCACAAGCGGTTGATAGACATCATGGATCCTGCCCCGGCGACGGTTGATGCTCTGATGGGCATGGATCTCCCGGCAGGCGTGGACATAGAGATCAAGCTCTGACGTCTACCACGCAGCGGTAGACGGAGCGGTAGACGGTGCCTGACCCCTGGCGTTGAAAGTTGACGGAACAGTAGCGTGAGAAGTGTGAGAAGCATGAACAAAGCGATAATTGGCGAGAAACTGGGTATGACGCAGTTGTTCAAGGACGATTTGCTGGTGCCTGTCACGGTGCTCAGGGTAGGTCCGTGCGTTGTAACGCAGCTCAAGTCAAAGGAGAAAGACGGATACGAAGCTGTCCAGGTGGGATTTGGCGAGATTCCTCATGAAAAGGTCGAGCGCAAGATTAACATGCCGATGAGGGGCCACTTCAATAAGGCAAAGGTTCCACCGCAAAGGTTCCTCGCGGAGTTGCCGTTGGATCCAAAGGCGTACAAGGTGGGCGCGAGGTTTGCCGTGGAGTTCAAGGAAGGCGACCACGCCGACGTAACCAGCGTAAGCAAGGGAAAGGGTTTCGCCGGCGTCGTCAAGCGCTACGGGTTCGCGGGAGGTCCGGCCTCGCACGGGTCCAGGTTCCACCGCGCTCCAGGCTCGATCGGGCAGTGCGCGTCCCCATCGAAGGTCTTCAAGGGGAAGAAGCTTCCGGGGCGTATGGGTGGCGAGAAAGTGACAGTTCTGAACCTGCAAGTGGTAGAAGTGGACAGTGAGAAGGGACTGATGATGGTGAAAGGCGCCGTTCCAGGTGTTCGGGGCGGCATAGTACTTGTCCGGGAGTCTGTGAAGGCCGGCGGCGGAAAAGGCAAGCGGTGATGAGCGTGAAGGCACCTCTAAAGAACGTCGAAGGAAACACGGTGGGAGAAGTTGAGCTCTCAGGCGAGTACTTCGGCGTCAAACCAAACAAGTATGCGATCCATCAGGTTGTGCGGATGCAACGCGCGGCTGCGAGGGCTGGCACAGCCTCGACGAAAACGCGCGCCGAGGCGCGAGGCGGCGGCGTCAAGCCGTGGCGGCAGAAGGGCACCGGCAGAGCCCGCGCCGGCAGCTGCCGCTCACCGATATGGAAGGGCGGAGGAGTCGTGTTCGGGCCGAAGCCGAGGGACTATTCTTTCCGGGTTCCCAGAAAAGTGCGCCGCCTGGCGTTCTGCTCGGCCCTGTCAGATGCCGCCAGCGATGACCGCGTCACGGTGCTCGAGGATTTCGCGCTCTCAACGCCATCAACCAGTGTCGCGGTAGAGATACTGGGCAAGCTGGACATGCACGGCAAAATCATGGTTGTCGTAGGAGAGGACGACTTGAATGTCGAGAAGTCTTTCAGGAACCTGGCGCATGTTGAGACGTTTCTGTCGAGCGAGGTCAACACGTACGATATTTTGAGATTTGACAGCCTCCTTCTGCTGAAAGGGGCGCTTGATAAACTGCAGGGGGAGAGAAAATGAAGGATCCGCATGACGTGATCCTCTATCCGATCATAAGCGAGAAGAGCTATGGCGCGATAGATATTCATAAGTACACGTTCATGGTGGATCCACGTTGCAACAAGTCGGAAATCAAGGATGCCATCGAGACGGTATTTGACGTCGAAGTGACAGGCGTCAACACGATGAGAACGAAGGGCAAGCCACGTGGCCGCGGTGCGATCAAAGGCCGGACGGCGAGGGGCAAGAAAGCGATCGCGACTCTCGCGGAGGGTCAGAACATAGAGTTCTTCGAGAGCCGTTGATAAGCGGAGAAAAAAGATGGGCGTAAAGAAATATAAACCGACATCACCTGGCAGGAGATTCGCCTCGGTATCGGATTTCGCGCAGATCACGCGAGACGAACCAGAGAAGTCTCTCACGGCGCCGCTGAAAAAGACCGGGGGACGCAACGCCCAGGGACGCAAGACCGCCAGGCACAGGGGTGGCGGCGCCAGGCGGCTGTACCGATACGTGGACTTCAAGCGAGAGAAGGACGGAGTCCCTGCGAAGGTCGCGCACATCGAGTATGACCCGAACAGGTCGGCGCGCATCGCGCTTCTGCATTACAGGGACGGGGAGAAGAGATACATCATCTGCCCGGATGACCTCGAGGTGGGGGACACGGTAGAGTCCGGCGCTGGAGTGGACATCAAGCCGGGCAACGCGATGCCGCTGGGGAGCATCCCGCCGGGCGCCATGGTGCACGCGATAGAGCTCAAGCCGGGGCAGGGGGCGAAAATCGTTCGTTCCGCCGGCGCCTCCGCGCAGATAATGGCGCGCGAGGGCGGGTTCGTTCATCTACGCCTTCCATCGGGTGAGGTGCGCAAGATTCACACGGATTGCCGGGCCACGGTGGGAGTGGTCGGAAACGCGGAGCACGAGTTGATACGCATCGGCAAGGCCGGCGCGTCCAGGCATCGAGGCACGAGGCCGCAGACCAGAGGCGCGGCGATGAACCCTGTTGATCACCCACACGGCGGCGGCGAGGGAAAGAGCAAGTGTGGCCGCCATCCGGTGACGCCGTGGGGAAAGCCGACCCTCGGTTACCGAACCAGGAACAAGAAGAAGTCTTCGGGCAAGTACATCGTTCGCACCAAGAGAGAGAAGTAATAAAAGCCAGGGGATGATTCTTGCGTTGGACGCGAGGGATCAGGCTCTGGCGGCGAGCACGGGAGGGCGAGTTGTCTCGTTCACTTAAAAAAGGCCCATATACGGATGAGAAGTTGCTGGCGCGGGTCATGGAAATGAACCACCGCGGCGAGAAGGTGGTTTTGAAAACGTGGTCGAGGCGCTCGACCATATTTCCGGAGATGGTTGGACACACGATCGCCGTACACGACGGGAAAAAGCACGTGCCTGTCTACATAACGGAGAGCATGGTAGGGCACAAGCTGGGGGAGTTCGCGCCGTCGCGTACTTTTCGGGGCCACGGAGGCAAGCTGGCCAAGGAGAAAAGGGCCCGCGTTAGATAGGGCGGAAGGACGCACGGTGGAGAGCAAGGCAGTCGCAAGATACATAAGGATCAGTCCGAGAAAGGCCCGTCTGGTAGTGGATGCCATAAGGGGAAAGAATCTCGAGGCGGCCCAACAGACACTGGACTTTTCGGACAGAGCGGCCGCAAAAGTAATCTCCAAGGTGTTGCGCAGCGCCGCGGCCAACGCTGAGAACAACAACAGTTCAAGCCCGGAGACGCTTTTTGTCTCGAGAGCGTACGTTGACGAAGGGCCGACGCTCAAGCGATTCAGGCCTCGGGCGATGGGTCGCGCCACCAGCATAAACAAGCGAACTTGTCATATAACCGTAATCCTCGACGAGAGAGAACCTCAAAAGGCAACGCCCAGGCGAGGCAAGCGCCGCGCGGCGGTTACGGGCAAGATAAAGGCCGCCATGGGCAAAGACGCTCACGGAAAGCAGGCTGAGGTTGATCAGGACGCAAAACCTTCACGCGCTGGAAAGTCGGTGGATGTTGATCTGAAAGAATCCGCTGTGGAGATCGAGTCCGCCAACGCCATTGAGACGGACGTAAAAGAGAAGGGCTTGCCCGTCGAAGAGAAAAGTGAGGATTGACGTGGGGCAGAAAATTCACCCGTACGGCTTCAGGCTGGGAGTCATCAACGACTGGAAATCCAGGTGGATAGCCGGTAAGGAGTACCCCGACCTGGTTTTAGAGGACATCAAGATACGTGAGTACCTCAAGCGGCAGCTTGCGAACGCCGCGGTCTCGAAGATAGAGATAGAGCGCAAGGCCAGGGAGCTCTCGGTCGATGTTCACACAGCCAGGCCCGGGATAGTCATCGGGCGCAAGGGCAGCGAGGTGGACAAGATAAGGGACGATCTTTCGAAAATGGTTGGGCACGACGTCTCCGTTAACATTATCGAGGTACCGGTTCCCGACCTTGACGCCACGCTCGTGGCCCGCAATATAGCCGATCAGATATCCGGAAGGGTGTCCTTCAGAAGAGCTATGAAAAGAGCGGTAGGCAATACGATGCGGCTCGGCGCCCGGGGCATCAAGGTACAGTGCAGCGGACGTCTCGGCGGGGCGGAGATGTCTCGCAGGGAATGGTACCGCGAGGGAAGGGTGCCGCTGCAAACACTGCGCGCCGACGTCGATTACGGCTTTGTCGAAGCGAAGACGACCTTTGGGCGCATTGGCGTCAAGGTTTGGATTTATACAGAAGACGTAATCGGCAAGCGTAAGGAAAGTCGCGCGATGCCCGCGTCGCTTGGATCCGCCCGCCCGTCCAGGCCTCGAGCGTCCCGCCGGCAAGAGGCGCCTGTGAAGACGACTGTTGTCGCCACGCCGCCCGCCCCACAGCCGCCGTCGGACGCGCCGGAGAGCTTGTCAGCAGACGCCGCGGCGCCATCTCGGCAGGAGGCGACAGAGTAATGCTTCAGCCGAAGAAGCCGCCGCACAGGAAGGTGAACAGGGGTCGCTTGAAGGGAAAGGCGAAAGGCGGAACACGCGTCAACTTTGGAGACTACGGCCTTCAGTCTCTCGAGTCGGCATGGATAACCGCCAGGCAGATAGAGGCCGCCCGAATCGCGATGACGCGTTACATCAAGAGGAGCGGGAAGGTCTGGATTAACATTTTCCCACACAAACCGATCTCGAAAAAACCGGCCGAGACCAGGATGGGCAGTGGGAAGGGCAACCCGGAGTACTGGGTCGCCTGTGTAAAGTCCGGAAAAGTGATGTTCGAGCTGGCGGGCGTGAGCGAGCCGGTAGCTCGTGAGGCGATGAGGCTGGCGTCGCACAAGTTGCCTGTCAAGTGCAAGTTTGTGAAGAGGGAAGAGTAACATGATAAAAGCGAGCGAGCTTAGAATACTGGACGAAAGTGAGCTCCACGATAAGTTTCGTGAACTCAAGGAGACCCTTTTCAACTTGAGATTTCAGCACGCCACCGGGCAATTGGACAACCCGATGAAGATCAAGGAAACGCGCCGCGACCTCGCTCGCGTTTGTACCGTAATGACGGAGAGAGAGTTTTCCATACATGCTCATGCTTTTGAGGAGGCGTTTGCCGCGCTGCCGCGCCGCGAGGTGATTGAGGAACCCGAAGAGGAGGGCGAGATGGAGATTGCCTCGGAGATCGAGGAGGATCTCGAGAAGCTGGCTGAAGAAAAAGAGATGGTAGAGGAGACTGAGGAACAGCTCGAGGAAGAGGTTGAGGAAGAGCTGAAGGAACAATAGGCGGGAGAACATGGCGAAAAGACCGTTGCGCAGAATGAGAGTGGGGAAAGTAGTGTCCAACTCGATGGACAAGACCATGGTGGTTGCTATCGAGTCAAAGGTCAGACACCCGCTTTATGGAAAGACCATCAAGCGCACCACGAAACTGTACGCGCATGACGAGGAGAACCAGTGTGGCGTGGGCGACATCGTCCAGGTCATGGAAACGCGACCGCTGTCGAAGCAGAAGAGGTGGCGCCTGGTTTCTGTAATCGAAAAAGCCCGGTAATGAGACGGGAGACTTGAGATGATACAACAGGAAACAAGAGTGCGAGTCGCGGATAACACCGGGGCAAGAGCGGTTTTGGTGATAAAAACGCTTGGCGGCTCCAGGCGGCGATACGCGTACGTTGGGGACATAGTCGTGGGAGTCGTCAAGGAAGCGATCCCCGGCTCATCGGTCAAGAGGGGCGAGGTCGTCAAGGCCGTGGTCGTGCGAACGAAGAAAGAGCGCAGGCGCCCCGATGGGAGTTACATAAAATTCGACGAGAACGCCGTGGTGCTCATCGACAACCAGATGAATCCGAGAGGCACGAGGATTTTCGGGCCGGTGGCGCGGGAGCTCCGGCAAAAGAATTTCATGAAGATTATCTCGCTCTCCCCGGAGGTGCTGTAGGGGTGGATATGAAATGAAGAGCATGCACATAAGAAAAGGGGACACGGTCCAGATTCTCAAGGGCAAGGACGCTGACAAACGCGGGAAGGTCTTGAAAGTGGATCCGGTCAGTTGTCGGGTGGTTATCGAGGGCATCAACAGGGCACGCAAGCACATGCGCCCGAGCCAGGCTAACCCGCAGGGCGGGGTCGTAGACTGGGAGCTTCCGGTGAACGCGTCAAATGTCATGCTCGTGTGTGCTGGCTGCGACGCGCCGTCAAGAGTGAAGCGCTTGCGCTCAGGCGGCAAGTCTATTATCAGATCATGCAAGAAGTGCGGGCGGGAGTTCTAATGAAACAGGTGGAGAAAGAGACTTCGAGGCGCGTTCCTCGTCTAAAAGTGGATTACGAAGAAGAGATAGCGCCGGCGCTCATGGAACGGTTTGAATTGACAAACAAACTGAGGGCGCCTCGCCCGGTGAAGGTCACCGTCAACATGGGCATCGGCGAGGGGACCACAAACCCAAAGGCTGTGGAGGCCGCCGCCGGGGATCTTGCCGTCATCACCGGTCAGCGGCCCGTGATAATAAAGGCCAGGCGTTCTGTGGCCGGGTTCAAGTTGCGCGCGGGGATGATCGTAGGGTGCAAGGTGACCATCCGCGGAGACAGGATGTACGAATTTTTAGACAGGTTGCTGTCGATAGCGCTTCCCAGGGTTCGCGACTTTCGTGGGTTGTCGAGGAACTCGTTTGACGGGCATGGGAACTACTCCATGGGCCTGTCGGAGCAAGTTATCTTCCCTGAGATTGATTACGACAAGATCGACAGGGTGAGGGGAATGGATATAACGGTCGTTACGACCGCAAGAACCGATGAGGAAGGCGAGGCTTTGCTCGAGGCGCTGGGCTTTCCGTTCAAAACGAACCAGGAGGCGAAAGTTGGCTAAGAAAGCCCTGGTAGAAAAACAGCAGAAAAAGCAGAAGTACTCGACGCGCCGGTACAACCGTTGCAAACGTTGCGGAAGGTCGAGAGCGTACTTCAGGAAGTTTGGGTTGTGCCGCATATGCATGCGGGAGTTTGCGCACAACGGTGAATTGCCGGGCGTGACCAAGTCGAGCTGGTAGGGGAGGCAACTCGATGACAATGACCGATCCGATAGCGGACATGTTGACTCGTGTCAGGAACGCGTCGAGCGCGCGCAAGGACAAAGTCGAGATTCCCGCTTCTCAGACCAAGATTGAGATAGCGCGGATTCTGAATCAAGAAGGGTACATAAAGCGGTACGAGATAGTGAAGAATGATGGCTTCGACGCTATTATCGTCACGCTAAAGTACGGGCCGGACAGGACAGGCGTGATCAAGGGAATAAAGAGAATCAGCACCCCGGGCTTGAGGGTGTACGCGAGGAAAGACGCAATGCCGAGGGTGCTTGGCGGGCTCGGCATCGCGATACTTTCTACATCCAGGGGCGTAATGACCGAGAAACAAGCTGGGTCTATAGGAGTTGGCGGCGAGGTAATGTGTTACGTATGGTAACGATGGAGAGGATTCCCCCATGTCACGTGTAGGCAGGATGCCGGTCGTAGTGCCGACCGGCGTTACGGTTGCCGTTGATGGCGGCGTATTCCGAGTGAAGGGCCCGAAAGGCGAGCTGAGACAGGACATCTCGGACAGGATAGTAATTAAGCAGGAAGCCGGGCAGGTTCTGGTGGCGAGGCGAACCGACGCGCCCTATGACAGATCCGTGCACGGGCTGACGCGCACACTTATATTCAACATGGTTCGTGGAGTGACCGAAGGTTTTGAGAAAGTGCTCGAGATACAAGGTGTAGGCTACAGGGCGGCCTTGAAGGGATCCGACATAGAGCTTCAGCTCGGATACTCGAACCCAAGGACGGTTTCCCCGCCACCGGGGATAGTGTTCGAGGCGCCTACCCCGACGCGCATTATTGTGAAGGGGATAGACAAGCAGCTTGTCGGCCAGGTCGCGGCGAATATCAGGGCGCTGCGTAAGCCTGATCCTTACAAGGGCAAGGGCGTAAGGTACGCGGGCGAAGAAGTCCGCAGGAAAGTTGGAAAGGCGATAAAGTGAGCAAGCGTGTAGTCACAAAGGCTCGGACAGGCAGAGACCGCCGGCGCGGCAGTATCCGCAAGAAGCTGTCGGGGACCACACAGCGGCCCAGGTTGTCCGTTTTCCGTGGCAACAGGACGATGAACGTTCAGGTTATCGATGATGTGAGAGGCATTACAATCGTGTCCGCCTCGACGCTGGAGAAGGAGTTCCGCGCGAAAGGAAAAATGACCGGGACGTCGGCGGCGGCCGCTCTCGGAGAGGAAATCGCGAAGCGCGCTATCGCGAAAGGTTTCAGCCAGGTGGTCTTCGACCGCGGAGGCTACAAATACCATGGACGGGTCAAGGCGCTTGCCGATGCGGCCCGCGAAAACGGGCTTGTATTTTAGGAGATGCGATGAACTTCGAGATCCAGGCAGAGGAAATAGAGGAGCAGGTCGTCCATATCAACAGGGTGGCCAAGGTTGTCAAAGGCGGGCGCAGATTCTCGTTTACCGCCCTGGTTGTCGTAGGCGATGGCAAGGGATGGGTAGGTGTCGGTTATGGCAAGGCGCGTGAGGTTCCGCTTGCCATCGAAAAGGGGTTCCAGAAGGCCAGAAAGAGCATGTTTCAGGTGCCGATGGCGGGGCAGACCATAACACACCAGGTGGAGGGCAAATTTGGAGCGGCCCGTGTGCTGTTGAAGCCGGCTTCTCCCGGCACCGGCGTTATCGCCGGAGGAGCGGTGAGGCCGGTCATGGAGGTGTCGGGAATAAAAGACATCCTTACGAAAAGCCTTGGCTCGGACAACCGGCTGAACGTGATAAAAGCCACCGTGAACGGGCTTCAATCATTGAGGAGCCCGTCGGAGGTTGCCCGGACACGCGGAAAGCGCGTCGAGGAGATCCGTGGGAGGAGCGTGTTCGATGAGCTCGAGGCTTAAGGTCACACTCAAGAGAAGTCTTGTGGGCAGGCCCCCGGATCAGCGGGGCACGGTAAGGGCGCTGGGTCTCAAGCGTATAGGCCACACCGTAGAGAAAGAAGATCGGCCCGAGATAAGGGGAATGATATTCAAGGTCAAGCACCTGGTCGAGGTTGAGGAGGTCGCCAGAGGCAAAGCGGCGTCCGGGGATGAAGGATAGCGGCGATGGAAGAGAATGAGCGGATACGACTGCACAACCTGAAGGGCGCTCCAGGCGCCACATCGGCGCGGAAGCGTCTCGGCAGGGGCCACTCTTCAGGCACCGGGAAGACGGCCGGCAGAGGCCATAAGGGACAGAACGCTCGCTCGGGCTCGAAGAGCAGGGTGGGATATGAAGGCGGTCAGATGCCACTGTACAGGCGCCTTCCCAAACTGGGCGGGTTCACGCCCAGGAACCGCAAGGTGTACTCGGTCGTGAACGTCTCCGAGTTGGAGCGGCGCTTCGAGGAAGACGCTATCGTGGATCCGGCGACGCTCGCGGAATCCGGGCTCATCAAGAAAGAGCGAATGAGCGTGAAGATTCTTGGCGATGGTGAGCTCACCATGAAACTAACGGTCAGGGCCCACGCCTTTACTCGTGGCGCCGTTGAGAAGATCGAGGCCGCTGGAGGAAAGTCCGAGGTGATATAGTGTTAGCGTTAGCGTTAGCGTTAGGGGTCAGGCACCGTCTACCGCGCAGCGGTAGACGGTGCCTGACCCCGTCGGAATCAACTACGCGGGGTAGACGGAGAGGTAGACGTTGCCTGACCCCTAACGGAGTGATAGCTTGAAGATACTATCCGGGTTCCGGGACGCTATGAAAATCCCGGACTTGAGGAAGAAGATTATTTTCACCTTCTTCATCCTGGCCCTCTATCGCATCGGTTGCTTTATCCCCGCTCCGGGCGTCAGCATATCGAACCTCGCGAAACAGCTCTCGGGGAACGGATTGCTTCGTTTTCTCAACCTGTTTACGGGCGGCGGCCTGGCGCGCATGGCGATCTTCGGCCTTGGGATCATGCCGTACATCACGGCACAAATCATCATGGAGCTCCTTTCCGCGGTGATTCCCAAGATAAAAGAGTGGCATGAGGAAGGCGAACTCGGCCGCAAGAAAATAACGAAAATTTCACGATACATGACCCTTGTGCTCGCGACGATGCAATCCTCGGCGCTCATCGTGTCTTTCAGCAATGGAAGCGAGGAGTCGAAGAAGATACTGCCAGGCATCACTTTCTCCAAAGGTCTGCTGATAGTGCTCACGCTTGTGGCGGGAATGGCGCTGTTGATGTGGTTCGGCGAACTCATTACCGAACGTGGAGTGGGCAACGGCATGTCAATACTGATCTTTGCCGCCATCATCGCGGCGTTGCCGGCGGAGCTGTCAAACATGGCGCGGACTATAATGGTCAGGCAGTCCGCCCTGCTGGCGCCGGTCGCATGCGCGGGGCTCGCGGTTATCGCGGGGGTCATTTATATAGAGCAGGGGGAAAGAAGGATACCTGTCCAGTACGCCAAGCAGGTTCGCGGGCGCAAGACGTACTCGGGCGCGAGCACCTACATTCCCGTGAAGGTCAACACGTCAGGTGTCATTCCGATTATCTTCGCGTCGGCGGTTCTGTCTTT includes:
- a CDS encoding 30S ribosomal protein S10; the protein is METAKKTGATISGPVPLPTEKNIYCVIRSPHVNKDSREHFEIRTHKRLIDIMDPAPATVDALMGMDLPAGVDIEIKL
- a CDS encoding 50S ribosomal protein L3; protein product: MNKAIIGEKLGMTQLFKDDLLVPVTVLRVGPCVVTQLKSKEKDGYEAVQVGFGEIPHEKVERKINMPMRGHFNKAKVPPQRFLAELPLDPKAYKVGARFAVEFKEGDHADVTSVSKGKGFAGVVKRYGFAGGPASHGSRFHRAPGSIGQCASPSKVFKGKKLPGRMGGEKVTVLNLQVVEVDSEKGLMMVKGAVPGVRGGIVLVRESVKAGGGKGKR
- a CDS encoding 50S ribosomal protein L4, with the translated sequence MSVKAPLKNVEGNTVGEVELSGEYFGVKPNKYAIHQVVRMQRAAARAGTASTKTRAEARGGGVKPWRQKGTGRARAGSCRSPIWKGGGVVFGPKPRDYSFRVPRKVRRLAFCSALSDAASDDRVTVLEDFALSTPSTSVAVEILGKLDMHGKIMVVVGEDDLNVEKSFRNLAHVETFLSSEVNTYDILRFDSLLLLKGALDKLQGERK
- a CDS encoding 50S ribosomal protein L23, whose product is MKDPHDVILYPIISEKSYGAIDIHKYTFMVDPRCNKSEIKDAIETVFDVEVTGVNTMRTKGKPRGRGAIKGRTARGKKAIATLAEGQNIEFFESR
- a CDS encoding 50S ribosomal protein L2 is translated as MGVKKYKPTSPGRRFASVSDFAQITRDEPEKSLTAPLKKTGGRNAQGRKTARHRGGGARRLYRYVDFKREKDGVPAKVAHIEYDPNRSARIALLHYRDGEKRYIICPDDLEVGDTVESGAGVDIKPGNAMPLGSIPPGAMVHAIELKPGQGAKIVRSAGASAQIMAREGGFVHLRLPSGEVRKIHTDCRATVGVVGNAEHELIRIGKAGASRHRGTRPQTRGAAMNPVDHPHGGGEGKSKCGRHPVTPWGKPTLGYRTRNKKKSSGKYIVRTKREK
- a CDS encoding 30S ribosomal protein S19, with product MSRSLKKGPYTDEKLLARVMEMNHRGEKVVLKTWSRRSTIFPEMVGHTIAVHDGKKHVPVYITESMVGHKLGEFAPSRTFRGHGGKLAKEKRARVR
- a CDS encoding 50S ribosomal protein L22, whose translation is MESKAVARYIRISPRKARLVVDAIRGKNLEAAQQTLDFSDRAAAKVISKVLRSAAANAENNNSSSPETLFVSRAYVDEGPTLKRFRPRAMGRATSINKRTCHITVILDEREPQKATPRRGKRRAAVTGKIKAAMGKDAHGKQAEVDQDAKPSRAGKSVDVDLKESAVEIESANAIETDVKEKGLPVEEKSED
- a CDS encoding 30S ribosomal protein S3 → MGQKIHPYGFRLGVINDWKSRWIAGKEYPDLVLEDIKIREYLKRQLANAAVSKIEIERKARELSVDVHTARPGIVIGRKGSEVDKIRDDLSKMVGHDVSVNIIEVPVPDLDATLVARNIADQISGRVSFRRAMKRAVGNTMRLGARGIKVQCSGRLGGAEMSRREWYREGRVPLQTLRADVDYGFVEAKTTFGRIGVKVWIYTEDVIGKRKESRAMPASLGSARPSRPRASRRQEAPVKTTVVATPPAPQPPSDAPESLSADAAAPSRQEATE
- a CDS encoding 50S ribosomal protein L16; this translates as MLQPKKPPHRKVNRGRLKGKAKGGTRVNFGDYGLQSLESAWITARQIEAARIAMTRYIKRSGKVWINIFPHKPISKKPAETRMGSGKGNPEYWVACVKSGKVMFELAGVSEPVAREAMRLASHKLPVKCKFVKREE
- a CDS encoding 30S ribosomal protein S17, giving the protein MAKRPLRRMRVGKVVSNSMDKTMVVAIESKVRHPLYGKTIKRTTKLYAHDEENQCGVGDIVQVMETRPLSKQKRWRLVSVIEKAR
- a CDS encoding 50S ribosomal protein L14, giving the protein MIQQETRVRVADNTGARAVLVIKTLGGSRRRYAYVGDIVVGVVKEAIPGSSVKRGEVVKAVVVRTKKERRRPDGSYIKFDENAVVLIDNQMNPRGTRIFGPVARELRQKNFMKIISLSPEVL
- a CDS encoding 50S ribosomal protein L24 translates to MKSMHIRKGDTVQILKGKDADKRGKVLKVDPVSCRVVIEGINRARKHMRPSQANPQGGVVDWELPVNASNVMLVCAGCDAPSRVKRLRSGGKSIIRSCKKCGREF
- a CDS encoding 50S ribosomal protein L5, with protein sequence MKQVEKETSRRVPRLKVDYEEEIAPALMERFELTNKLRAPRPVKVTVNMGIGEGTTNPKAVEAAAGDLAVITGQRPVIIKARRSVAGFKLRAGMIVGCKVTIRGDRMYEFLDRLLSIALPRVRDFRGLSRNSFDGHGNYSMGLSEQVIFPEIDYDKIDRVRGMDITVVTTARTDEEGEALLEALGFPFKTNQEAKVG
- a CDS encoding type Z 30S ribosomal protein S14, with the protein product MAKKALVEKQQKKQKYSTRRYNRCKRCGRSRAYFRKFGLCRICMREFAHNGELPGVTKSSW
- a CDS encoding 30S ribosomal protein S8, producing MTMTDPIADMLTRVRNASSARKDKVEIPASQTKIEIARILNQEGYIKRYEIVKNDGFDAIIVTLKYGPDRTGVIKGIKRISTPGLRVYARKDAMPRVLGGLGIAILSTSRGVMTEKQAGSIGVGGEVMCYVW
- a CDS encoding 50S ribosomal protein L6, producing MSRVGRMPVVVPTGVTVAVDGGVFRVKGPKGELRQDISDRIVIKQEAGQVLVARRTDAPYDRSVHGLTRTLIFNMVRGVTEGFEKVLEIQGVGYRAALKGSDIELQLGYSNPRTVSPPPGIVFEAPTPTRIIVKGIDKQLVGQVAANIRALRKPDPYKGKGVRYAGEEVRRKVGKAIK
- a CDS encoding 50S ribosomal protein L18 yields the protein MSKRVVTKARTGRDRRRGSIRKKLSGTTQRPRLSVFRGNRTMNVQVIDDVRGITIVSASTLEKEFRAKGKMTGTSAAAALGEEIAKRAIAKGFSQVVFDRGGYKYHGRVKALADAARENGLVF
- a CDS encoding 30S ribosomal protein S5, yielding MNFEIQAEEIEEQVVHINRVAKVVKGGRRFSFTALVVVGDGKGWVGVGYGKAREVPLAIEKGFQKARKSMFQVPMAGQTITHQVEGKFGAARVLLKPASPGTGVIAGGAVRPVMEVSGIKDILTKSLGSDNRLNVIKATVNGLQSLRSPSEVARTRGKRVEEIRGRSVFDELEA
- a CDS encoding 50S ribosomal protein L30, with amino-acid sequence MSSRLKVTLKRSLVGRPPDQRGTVRALGLKRIGHTVEKEDRPEIRGMIFKVKHLVEVEEVARGKAASGDEG
- a CDS encoding 50S ribosomal protein L15 gives rise to the protein MRLHNLKGAPGATSARKRLGRGHSSGTGKTAGRGHKGQNARSGSKSRVGYEGGQMPLYRRLPKLGGFTPRNRKVYSVVNVSELERRFEEDAIVDPATLAESGLIKKERMSVKILGDGELTMKLTVRAHAFTRGAVEKIEAAGGKSEVI
- a CDS encoding preprotein translocase subunit SecY, with the translated sequence MLSGFRDAMKIPDLRKKIIFTFFILALYRIGCFIPAPGVSISNLAKQLSGNGLLRFLNLFTGGGLARMAIFGLGIMPYITAQIIMELLSAVIPKIKEWHEEGELGRKKITKISRYMTLVLATMQSSALIVSFSNGSEESKKILPGITFSKGLLIVLTLVAGMALLMWFGELITERGVGNGMSILIFAAIIAALPAELSNMARTIMVRQSALLAPVACAGLAVIAGVIYIEQGERRIPVQYAKQVRGRKTYSGASTYIPVKVNTSGVIPIIFASAVLSFPLIIAQFFPALTKFAKSFSQGSISYFAIYTGLIVFFAYFYTAIIFDPFELADNLKKYGGFIPGIRPGMPTTSYVSKVVNRINLPGSLYLAAIALIPAIMLVFFGVHDVPFGGAAVLIIVGVALETMKQIESQMQMRHYEGFLSK